A stretch of DNA from Brevibacillus ruminantium:
GCTTCGAGAGGTGCTTCTTTCACAAACTCGCGATTCAGTTCGTTCTGAATTGGCGATTCGTTACATGACGACACATTCGGTTTATACTGTGCAACCGTGTAGACCGAAACCAGAGCGTTTTTCTTCATCAAACGTCCAATGCGCCGTCTGGAAACCGTCAGTCCCTCTTTGTGAAGTTTTGCTTTGATCTTTCTTGCTCCATAAACGCGCTGATTCTCTTCAAAAATACGGATAATTGCTTGTTCCACCTCATCATCATCGATAGATGATGGCTCTTTACTCTCGTAGTAGTAGGTACTCCGATTGACCTGGAGGATCTTGCACATGGCCAATACGGAATACTTATGAGCGTTTTGCTGGATTACCATTATTTTCGTCCGAAGATCAGCGCCGCTTGCTTTAAAATATCGTTCTCCATCTTCAGTCGTTGATTTTCCTTACGTAGCTGAAGTAGCTCGTTTTGTTCATCTGTACGGTTATCGCTTTCTTTGAAGGAACCGGTGGTTCTACTCTGTTTTACCCAACGATCAAATGCAGATGCACTCAGATCGTATTCTCTCAAAATATCTGCACGTGGTTTGCCGTTCTCATAAAGTTGAACCATTTGCTGCTTGAACTCATCTGTAAATGCTCGACGCTCACGTTTAGCCATGACATTCTCTCCGTCCTTTTTCGATTTGTTTCTAATCTACTAGACCTTAAGAGAACTGTCCAATTCAGTGTAGCCGATTCAGGGCGAACTTTTGAGTCGTCTCAACAGTCGCTCCTTACACAGGAGCGTGGATTGAAACAACAAAAGGACTCGGTATCAAAACCGCGTCCTATTGGCCGAAAACTCCTTTGTCTGGTCGCTCTTTACACAAGAGCATGACTCAAGGCAGCAAAACCGTAATTCGGGACCACCACACCGGTGGTCTCTTTTCATTTTTCATCATATATAAACTCGACCACTGTGATAATACCCCCGAATAGCACTAATCTCGATATCCCGCCCCTTTACCCACTGATCAAAATCAATCGTAATCGTCTCCCCGCCCTCGTCACTAGAGGTCGTAAACGTCTTCTGGTCAAAACGGTAAACGAAGGTATGCAGCGTGCCGAATAAATCAACAAGTCCCTCCAGTTCCTCCCATAAATGAGCGGTAAACGTGGTGAACATCGCTTGAACCTCCGGCCTGACAGCTGGCCGCCCGAAAAATTCATAGAGTTCGATAAAGAGCAGATCCCTTCCTGTTCGGCTTAAAACAGTCTGCTCCAGGACGGAGTGATCGTGTTGACGAAAAAGAGCGGGGGACTCGACAAAAGAACAAGCAAAAAGGGTGCAGCGTTCGACAGCCTTTGATTCTTTTTTCCGTTATGATGGCAATGGTGAAGGAATCATCGTCAGACGGGGAAAGCCAATCTTGATGTTTCCCGGCAAATAACGGAAGGGAGCGAATCTCGGTGCTCGAATCATCCAATCTACATCGTTCATTTCATTCACAAATCAATATCTCAGCAAAAGAGAGCCCGTGCTCATTCGTCACTGGAAAGATTACGACGACGGTTATCAGTTCGGATGCTTTTATCGTCAATTGGAGAATAAGTGAGGCACGATTGAGGATGGTTGCCAGCTATCTGCCTGCCGATGCCGATCCGATTCGCAGCGGGCTGCGCATTTATGATGCGACAGATTACTTTGCCCAAGGGACAGAGCCGCTTCCGTGCCTGGACGTGACGCTCACTGTTGAAGAACAGGAGGTCGTGGTGGAAAGTCTGTGCCCGGGTCGGACCTATCTGGTAGATTTCGGGTTGTTCCACGGCAGACAGTTTTGCCCGATTCTGCGTTCCGATTTCCTGGTGCTTCCCCGCGACGGCAAGCGAACTGGAGCGGAAGAACGAGTCTCATCCAGACGGGCAAGCCGATGCAGAAATTCCTTGCCATATCAGGAGCATCCCGTTCTATTGGCCTAAAGAGCCGAATAGAATGACCGTATGCTTCTTTCCCGGGTTTCAGACGATTGCAAAGACAAGGAGGTTCCGTGGATGAGAGCAGTAATCCTGGCGGACGAGAAGGGAGTGGAGCTTCGTCCGCTAACCGTTTATACGCCGAAACCGATGGTGCCGTTGCTAAATCGGCCATGCATGGAATATACGATCGAGCTGTTGAAGCGATATGGCATAACAGATATTTTCGTTATGCTCAGGTACTTTCCGGATCAGGTCCGGGACTATTTCGGCGATGGATCGCAGTACGGTGTTTCACTTTCGTACTGGGAAGAGCCGTTTTCCTTTTCCAATTTGCTGGAACACCTCGGGCGGGGGACGGATTCTTCCGTGGCCGATACCATCCTTGTCATTCCGGGAGCGGCGTTAATCGACTGTGATCTGGAAGAAGCGCTTCACGATCATCGGGAGAGTCGCCGGGCGGCCACGATGGTTGTGGCGGAAAAAGAGACCTCTACTGAAGAACAGCAGGTTTGGTTGCATCAAGACGGTCACATCATACAAATCGGCCAAGGTTTAGACGGTCTTGAGGAGGCGTGGGGGACTATCGATACAGGGCTGTTGCTTCTGGAGCCGGAGTCCATTTCCACACTGCTGTCTTCGGAAGAGGAGATCCACCCGCAAGAATTGGCCCGCGCTCTTTTTCGGAACGGAATTCCGCTGGGCGGGTACCGGTTGGAAGGCTACTGGTCGGGGCTGCGCACTCTGGACGAATATCGTCAGGCCCAATTCGACATGCTCGATGGGCAGGTAAACGTGCATATCGCAGCGAGACAGCTTGTACCGGGCATCTACGTCGAAGGAGATCTGCGGATTGATGCTTCGGTGAGGCTGGAGGGACCAATCCTGTTTGGAAAAGGGGTTCATCTGGAGCCGGGTGTATCGATTGAGGCGTATTCGATTCTGGGAAGGCAGACGGTCGTGTCTGAGGGTGCCTGGCTCTCGCAAGCAATCGTGTGGGAGCATTCCTTTATCGGGATGCATGCAGAAGTCACCGGAGGGATTGTGGGGAGTCACGTCAGTCTGGGCGATTGTGCCGTACTGGGGGAGAACAGCGTTATCGGCGAGCGATGCCGGGTTGGTCGTACGGTTGCCGTCAAGCCCGGGGTCATGGTCTGGCCACATAAAGAGATTGAGGAAGGGGCTGTCGTACATACATCGATCGTTCATGGCCGAATGCGAAATCGGGGGCTGTTTGCCAAGAGCAATATCAGCGGAGGCATTGTTGGTGTGGCGAATGTGGATATCACACCCGAGTACGTGACGCGCCTGGCAGCCGCTTATGCTTCTCAGCTTCCTGCAGGAAGCCGCATCGTTCTGTCTGCATGCGTGCATCCCTTTGCCCAATTGTTAAAGCATAGTGTGATGACCAGTCTGTGTTCGGCAGGAATTGACACCGTCGATATCGGTGTCGGCTTTGCGCCTCTGCTTCGCTATAGTGTGCAGTCACTCTCTTGTGAAGGCGGCATTCATCTTCAAATGAGTGAATCGATAAGCGAAAAGCAGATCTCGATTCAATTCGTGGGAGCGGACGGATTGTCCATTTCGCCCGAACGTGAACGGAAAATTGCTTACGCCTTTACCCAAGATTCTTTTCTGCGCGCCCTGCGGCATCTGGGGCAGCTGCATCTAGAACACGGGGTGCTGAAGACCTACGCCCAAGCCTTACTGCAAGAGCTGGACCAAGCCGCGATCAGGAGTGCACAGACAACGCTGCTGATTGAAAGTGAATCCCGCTTTTTACTGGACTTTTTGCATCCTATCTTCTCCGAACTTGGAATTGTGTCCGTGAACAGAACCATCTCTGAGGGCGTCCGCATTCATCAGGCTGATCTGGGGGTACGGTTGGAGAAAAGCGGAGAAAGCCTGGAGCTGTTTACGCATACGGGAGAAAGGCTGACACAGGAACAGCTTGAGCGACTGCAAAAAGTCGTTTGCAACCAGGTCTCATCTACAGACCATGCCCGTTTTCACCCTCGCTATGACGCCATTTTTAGTCTCTTCAGCATTTTGGATGTCCTGGCCCGGGAGAGAGTTTCCTTGGCTGCCCTGCTTCACTCCATTGGGGAGGAAAAGATCGGGGAGCAAAGATCCGTGGTCATTGAAGCCCAAAAGGAAGCGTAACATTTAGGAAACACAGAAAAAGCCTTATGTGGCGCAGGAGCGGAGGAACCAGGAAAATGGAGTCAGAGAGCTGAGGTGGAACAATGTGAGTGCAATACGCTTTGGCACAGACGGCTGGCGAGCCATCGTGGCCGACGAGTTTACGGTGGAAAATGTTCGAGTCGTAGCCCAAGCCATTGCTACCTATACAATCGCGATCGGTCAAAGGGAACAGGGGATTATCGTTGGCTATGACACCCGGTTTTTGGGACGCCGCTTTGCCCAGGCTGTCGCAGGTGTGCTGGCAGCCAACGGAATCCGCACGTACCTGACGAATGAATCCGTGCCGACGCCAGTTGCCGCTTTTGGTGTAAAGCATTTTGCCGTAAGCGGGGCTGTCATGATTACAGCGAGCCATAATCCTCCCGAATACAACGGGATCAAATACATTCCCGAATACGCAGGACCAGCCACCCGAGAGATTACAAACCAACTGGAGAAAGAGATTCACCACATCCAGACGGGGGGCGAGGTGCTCATAATCACTCCGGAGGAGGCGACTGCACGAAAGCTGTTGCAGCCAATCGTCCTGCGTCCGCATTATGAGGCCCATCTTCGCCGAATGGTCCATTTTGATGTGATGAAACAGGCGAAGCTGCGTGTTGTCGTCGATCCCATGCACGGAGCTGGAAGGGGCTATGTCAGCCGGATGCTGGCTGAGGCGGGTGCGGAAACCAACGGCATTCGAGATACGGCCGATCCTTTTTTTGGCGGTCATTTGCCAGAACCAATCGATCAGCATTTAAGCCTCTTAAAACAAGAAGTGATCAAGCAGAAAGCGGCTCTGGGGCTGGCCAACGACGGGGACGCGGATCGTTTCGGAGTGGTTGACCGCTTTGGGCAATACCTGCCCCCCAACGCAGCGCTTGTCCTTTTGACCAGACATCTTGTGAAAAACAGGAAACTCAGCGGGAAGATTGTCCGAACGGTGGCGACTACTCATTTGTTGGATCGCATGGCCAAGCACTATGGTCTGGAATTAATAGAGACTCCGGTCGGCTTTAAGCATATCGGCGCCCACATGCGAGAGGGGGATGTCTTAATCGGGGGCGAAGAAAGTGGCGGCGCCAGCATTTTCGGACATATCCCGGAAAAAGACGGGATCCTCATCAATTTGCTGCTCGCGGAGATGTGCGCCTGGGAGAAGAAAGGGATTGACCAGATCTTGCGAGATGTGTACGACGAATTTGGGGAGCTGCACAGTACCCGTCTGGATATTCCGCTCTCATCCCACATCCAGCAGGAACAGCTCCTTCAGGCTGTACCCGCCAAAATCGGTCCGTATGATGTTGAGGAGATTAGCAAATGTGACGGGATTAAATTTTTGCTGCAGGGAGGTCAATGGGTTCTGATCCGCCCATCGGGGACAGAACCGCTTTTGCGGATATACTGCGAGGCCGTCAGCGTCGAGGCGCTGCACAAAATCACAGAGGCAATGCGCGAGTGGTTCTCATAGAAAAAACCGAGACTCCCAGGTTCCCTTCCATCACATACAGGTGGAAGGGAACTTTTTCGTAAAAACGTCGCTTCTCATCGGGTGATTGAAACATCTTGACGTTTTACATAAAAGTAGGATGCGACCGCTCGCAGTCAACACTTTTGTTCCACCGATCAGAGGGGAATATGGTCATAATCGTTTTGTTTGGTTGTTTCACGTTTTTGTGATTTGCTAGAATCAGAGGGAGAATGATCGGGAGGCATGGTTCGCTCTACATGAAAGAAGTGGATGTATGAAGATACCGCAGCATGTCATCGAATCTTTTTTAAAAGCGGTAAAAGTAGAAAGTCTTTCACCCCATAATCCGGTTCTGGTGCGGGCTACGCCCTATCCGTGGGAAGTGGTTGGAGTGGGAAACTACGCTGCCGTGTTCGGACACCCGGATTATCCGGAGGTTGTCATCAAGCTGTATGCCCCCGGACGTCCCGGCTGGGAGCAAGAAGTCGAGGTCTATCACAAGCTGGGTGAAAGCCGCTTCTTCCCCGTATGTTATCAGTCAGAACCGGGCTATCTGGTGCTGAAGCGGATGAGAGGGATCTCCCTGTTTGACTGCTTTCGCTACGGCATCCCCATTCCTCCCCAGGTGATGGATGATGTGGAGTCTGCTTTGGAGGAAGCACGCGCCAAGGGGCTCTTCCCGCATGACGTTCATGGGAAAAACGTCTTGATGGATCACGGCCGCGGCTATTTGATTGACGTTTCCGACTACTATAAAAACAAACCGGACAGCAAGTGGCGAGACTTAAGCATGGCGTACCACCGATTTTACCTTCCCTTTATCAAAGATCGCGGTTGGAAGCTGCCGCTCTGGCTGCTGGAAGTGATTCGGAAAGGGTACCGTTTTTACAAGAAACTGACCAGGCGACTTCGCGGGTAGGAAGAGCAGTCGGGGTAGAGAGTAGCTAGGGCCAGGGGATGCCGCCTGACATTGTTGGGCTATTGCGCCTGTGGTAAAATAACATTTTAAAGCGAATATTTCGCAGCTCTCTGCAGTTGAACGAAGGAGGACTTCCATTTATGTACTATCTAATCGCTGCCGCCATTATCGCTCTTGATCAATGGACCAAGTGGCTCGTGGTCAAAAATATGGAACAGGGACAGTCGATTCCCTTGTTTGCCGATGTGCTTCATCTCACCTCGCATCGCAACATGGGGGCAGCTTTCGGCATCCTGCAAAATCAGCGCTGGCTGTTCGTTGTTATTACGATTGCCGTCGTCATCGGAATTCTGGTCACACTCATTCGTGCTGGCAAATCACAGCCTCGCGTTTCCCTTGCTCTTTCGCTGGTCCTCGGTGGAGCGATCGGGAATTTTATCGACCGGATCACAACAGGCCAGGTTGTTGACTTTGTCGATTTCACCTTGATCAATTTTCCGATCTTTAATGTGGCGGATGTCGCGATTACGGTTGGAGTGGGCTTGCTTTTGCTGGATGTCCTGCTGGATGGGAAACGGAAAAGCGCGTGATGATTGAACGGGAAAATGTGGATACTAGAGGAACTACACCAGAGGAGACAGTCATGAACGATTTGGAGTTGTTTGAACGCTACGATTGGGTGGCAGAGCCATCTGATGCCAAGGAACGGATTGATAAATTTGTCACGGAACAAAACGAGGATTGGACACGCTCCCAGGTGCAGAGCTGGATCAAAGAGGGACGAGTCAGCGTAAACGGAGAGTCGGTCAAAAACAACTACAAGCTGTCCGCAGACGATGAAGTAACCCTTCGTGTGCCGCCGCCAAAAGAAATGATGATCAAAGCCGAGCCAATGCCACTGGAGATTGTGTATGAGGACAGCGATCTGGTCGTGGTGAACAAACCGAGGGGAATGGTCGTCCACCCGGCACCCGGACACTACACCGGTACACTGGTTAACGGACTGCTGGCCCACTGCAAGGATTTGTCTGGCATCAATGGGGTCCTGCGTCCAGGTATTGTGCATCGCATCGACAAGGATACCTCAGGTTTGCTCATGGTGGCCAAGAATGACAAGGCGCATGTCGGTCTGGCAGAGCAATTAAAAGAACATACCGTCAATCGTAAATACGTGGCGATCGTTCACGGTGTGATCCCGCATGAAATGGGGACGATCGATGCCCCGATTGGTCGGGACCCGAAGAACCGGCAGCAGATGGCGGTCGTCTTTGAGAACAGCAAGCCGGCAGTTACCCATTTTGTCGTATTGGAACGATTCAAGGAATACACGCTGGTAGAGCTGAAGCTGGAAACGGGGAGAACCCATCAGATTCGCGTTCACATGAAATACATCGGCTATCCGCTGGCCGGTGATCCCAAATACGGACCCAAAAACACCTTGGAGCTGGATGGACAAGCGCTTCACGCAAAAACCCTCGGGTTCGATCATCCGCGCACAGGGGAGCATCTTGAGTTTGAAGCCCCTCTTCCGCAGGAAATGCTCGACGTGATCGAATATCTCCGCCAAGTGTAAAGCCGGGATAATGGAGGCAAGGATATGCTGCGTCGCTTAGCCCATATCACCTTGTACGTCAAAGATTGTGAAGAAGCTTTGCAATTCTACACGGAAAAGCTTGGCTTTGAAAAGCGAATGGATGCCAAAATGGATACAGGTGCGCGCTGGTTGACCATCGGTCTGCCGGGCGAGGACGTAGAAATTGTTTTGCATGATCCATCACACTGGCATGAACAGGAGACGGCGGAAAAGATGCTGGCACAGGTAGGGAAAAACCCGATGTGGGTCTGGGAGACGGACCAATTTGAACAGACCTACCATACCTTTCGTGAAAAGGGCGTCAGGTTTGTTTCCGAGCCCGCTGATCGGATGTACGGGCGGGAAGCGATCTTCACGGACCTGTACGGAAATCCTTTTTTATTGCTGGAGCGAATCCGCGTTTAATTTGAAAAAAACAAATGTGGTCCGGGAATGGTAACCTTTTGGCTGCCATTCCCTTTTTTTGTTTTCGAAGAGAATCCCTGGGAATACTAGAAACATTTTCAGGAATACTGCAAAAGGATGGTAACGATCTCAGGCTTGATCTCGTCAAATGAAGAGGAAATGTGTCGAAACAAAAGGAGGAAAATCAGATGTGGAAGCCTGTCTCTATTCTCACCAGCGTCGCTTTGGCGGCAACCGCGTTGCTTGGGAGCAGCGGCTCGAGCGGCGCTGCCGAGAGGATACAGAAGCCCGAGAGAGTATACCAGGAAGCGATTCCTGCTCAGATTGCATTTACCAATAACCGGCAGCTCTGGCTTCTGAACGCTCGTGACCCGCAAGCTGCTCCAAAACAGGTGACGAGCATCGGGGCAGTCGAAATTGTTGGATGGTCCCAGGATGGCGCGTGGCTGTTTTACCAGCATGAACCAAAACCAGAGGAAACCTTCTCCAAAAAGTATCTGTGGGCGGTAAAAGCGGACGGAACGGATGCCTTTCAAATCGATCCGCGAGAGGTGCTGATGCAGCCCAAATGGGCACCGGCTGGGCATCGTTTCGCCTATGTCGTTCAATCGGCTGAAACCGGAAGCACTGGCACCAGCAATGTATATTCTCCCGAGCTTGTGGCCGCGGAACTGACGGACGGCAAGATCACAAAGCTGCTCGAAGAGAAGAGAGACATCACAGATTTTGCCTGGATGCCAGATAGTGCTCGCTTGCTTTTATCGGTTCCTGCAGCCAAAGATCGTCCGATCACCCTGGAGCTGACTGATCTGAAAGGGAAAAAGCTGTCAGCCTATCCGCTTGGCCAGCCTCCCAAAATCGAAGAGGGAATCTATCCTTATGCGGCAACAGGCCTTACCCTATCGCCAGACGGCAATCAAGTGGCCTACTATGTACGCCCCAATTCCGGTTCGCTAACAGCGGACGGTGTTGCCATCCAACTGCTTGATTTGACAAAGCCCAGCCAGAAGCCTTTTGAACTGGGAACCGGACTTTCGTATCCAGAGTGGTTTTCCTGGTCGGCCGACAGTAAGCAGCTTGCCTTCATTGAAGGCGGAGGCCGAGTCGCATCCGAGGGCAAGCATTTGACTCTCGCCAAAGCAGACGGAAAAGTGATCCCTGCCGGGCAAACGGGCAAGGTAGATGCTCTCCCGCGCTGGACGAATGCAAAGGCAGACAGGCTGTTTTTTGCCCGAGGCCTGGATAATTCTGAGTGGCTGGGCAATTATCAGCCAGAGAAATTGCTGATCCCTGGACAGCGCATCTGGACGCGGGATGCCGGCGGCCAAGAGCAGGCTGTGACCAAAGGGACGGAAAAAACGGCGGATACCTATCCCAATCCTTCACCAGACGGCAACCAGCTGCTGTTTGTGCGGCTGGACGGAGCGGAGCATGGATCAGTCTGTGTCCGTACACAGGATGGATCGGAAAAGGAACTGGTTCGCCATGTGACGGGTGAAGCCGGATATTACGCGAATTATCTGCCTGCCTGGGTTCAAATACATTGGGTTCAACCTCAGTGAATCGAAATAGAATGATGTGAAAAAGAGTTGACACATAGCTTGTTTCGTGACATAATCGTCACTGACGAATTGAGAACCTTTAAATCCAGTCCAGAGAGGCTGGCAAGGGCACGGATACCTGCATGTACAGGCTGCGAAAAGGCAGTACCCTTTTTCACCTGACATGCCCTGTGACTTCTTGTCTGCCGACAAGAAGCTTTTTTCATTCTCGTCAACAGTCG
This window harbors:
- a CDS encoding IS3 family transposase (programmed frameshift), coding for MAKRERRAFTDEFKQQMVQLYENGKPRADILREYDLSASAFDRWVKQSRTTGSFKESDNRTDEQNELLQLRKENQRLKMENDIFKASGADLRTKIMVIQQNAHKYSVLAMCKILQVNRSTYYYESKEPSSIDDDEVEQAIIRIFEENQRVYGARKIKAKLHKEGLTVSRRRIGRLMKKNALVSVYTVAQYKPNVSSCNESPIQNELNREFVKEAPLEAVVSDLTYVRVANKWHYICLLVDLFNREIIGHSCGKFKDAALVYQAFASVKGDLRQIQLFHSDRGSEFKNLTIDDVINTFNIKRSLSMKGCPYDNAVAEATFKLIKAEFVRNRQFESLAQLKKELGIYIKWFNETRIHSTLGYLSPIAYKEVALKKSV
- a CDS encoding DUF4912 domain-containing protein, with amino-acid sequence MLESSNLHRSFHSQINISAKESPCSFVTGKITTTVISSDAFIVNWRISEARLRMVASYLPADADPIRSGLRIYDATDYFAQGTEPLPCLDVTLTVEEQEVVVESLCPGRTYLVDFGLFHGRQFCPILRSDFLVLPRDGKRTGAEERVSSRRASRCRNSLPYQEHPVLLA
- a CDS encoding sugar phosphate nucleotidyltransferase; this encodes MRAVILADEKGVELRPLTVYTPKPMVPLLNRPCMEYTIELLKRYGITDIFVMLRYFPDQVRDYFGDGSQYGVSLSYWEEPFSFSNLLEHLGRGTDSSVADTILVIPGAALIDCDLEEALHDHRESRRAATMVVAEKETSTEEQQVWLHQDGHIIQIGQGLDGLEEAWGTIDTGLLLLEPESISTLLSSEEEIHPQELARALFRNGIPLGGYRLEGYWSGLRTLDEYRQAQFDMLDGQVNVHIAARQLVPGIYVEGDLRIDASVRLEGPILFGKGVHLEPGVSIEAYSILGRQTVVSEGAWLSQAIVWEHSFIGMHAEVTGGIVGSHVSLGDCAVLGENSVIGERCRVGRTVAVKPGVMVWPHKEIEEGAVVHTSIVHGRMRNRGLFAKSNISGGIVGVANVDITPEYVTRLAAAYASQLPAGSRIVLSACVHPFAQLLKHSVMTSLCSAGIDTVDIGVGFAPLLRYSVQSLSCEGGIHLQMSESISEKQISIQFVGADGLSISPERERKIAYAFTQDSFLRALRHLGQLHLEHGVLKTYAQALLQELDQAAIRSAQTTLLIESESRFLLDFLHPIFSELGIVSVNRTISEGVRIHQADLGVRLEKSGESLELFTHTGERLTQEQLERLQKVVCNQVSSTDHARFHPRYDAIFSLFSILDVLARERVSLAALLHSIGEEKIGEQRSVVIEAQKEA
- a CDS encoding phosphoglucomutase/phosphomannomutase family protein, with amino-acid sequence MSAIRFGTDGWRAIVADEFTVENVRVVAQAIATYTIAIGQREQGIIVGYDTRFLGRRFAQAVAGVLAANGIRTYLTNESVPTPVAAFGVKHFAVSGAVMITASHNPPEYNGIKYIPEYAGPATREITNQLEKEIHHIQTGGEVLIITPEEATARKLLQPIVLRPHYEAHLRRMVHFDVMKQAKLRVVVDPMHGAGRGYVSRMLAEAGAETNGIRDTADPFFGGHLPEPIDQHLSLLKQEVIKQKAALGLANDGDADRFGVVDRFGQYLPPNAALVLLTRHLVKNRKLSGKIVRTVATTHLLDRMAKHYGLELIETPVGFKHIGAHMREGDVLIGGEESGGASIFGHIPEKDGILINLLLAEMCAWEKKGIDQILRDVYDEFGELHSTRLDIPLSSHIQQEQLLQAVPAKIGPYDVEEISKCDGIKFLLQGGQWVLIRPSGTEPLLRIYCEAVSVEALHKITEAMREWFS
- a CDS encoding serine/threonine protein kinase, encoding MKIPQHVIESFLKAVKVESLSPHNPVLVRATPYPWEVVGVGNYAAVFGHPDYPEVVIKLYAPGRPGWEQEVEVYHKLGESRFFPVCYQSEPGYLVLKRMRGISLFDCFRYGIPIPPQVMDDVESALEEARAKGLFPHDVHGKNVLMDHGRGYLIDVSDYYKNKPDSKWRDLSMAYHRFYLPFIKDRGWKLPLWLLEVIRKGYRFYKKLTRRLRG
- the lspA gene encoding signal peptidase II, which produces MYYLIAAAIIALDQWTKWLVVKNMEQGQSIPLFADVLHLTSHRNMGAAFGILQNQRWLFVVITIAVVIGILVTLIRAGKSQPRVSLALSLVLGGAIGNFIDRITTGQVVDFVDFTLINFPIFNVADVAITVGVGLLLLDVLLDGKRKSA
- a CDS encoding RluA family pseudouridine synthase, with the protein product MNDLELFERYDWVAEPSDAKERIDKFVTEQNEDWTRSQVQSWIKEGRVSVNGESVKNNYKLSADDEVTLRVPPPKEMMIKAEPMPLEIVYEDSDLVVVNKPRGMVVHPAPGHYTGTLVNGLLAHCKDLSGINGVLRPGIVHRIDKDTSGLLMVAKNDKAHVGLAEQLKEHTVNRKYVAIVHGVIPHEMGTIDAPIGRDPKNRQQMAVVFENSKPAVTHFVVLERFKEYTLVELKLETGRTHQIRVHMKYIGYPLAGDPKYGPKNTLELDGQALHAKTLGFDHPRTGEHLEFEAPLPQEMLDVIEYLRQV
- a CDS encoding VOC family protein → MLRRLAHITLYVKDCEEALQFYTEKLGFEKRMDAKMDTGARWLTIGLPGEDVEIVLHDPSHWHEQETAEKMLAQVGKNPMWVWETDQFEQTYHTFREKGVRFVSEPADRMYGREAIFTDLYGNPFLLLERIRV
- a CDS encoding TolB family protein; translated protein: MWKPVSILTSVALAATALLGSSGSSGAAERIQKPERVYQEAIPAQIAFTNNRQLWLLNARDPQAAPKQVTSIGAVEIVGWSQDGAWLFYQHEPKPEETFSKKYLWAVKADGTDAFQIDPREVLMQPKWAPAGHRFAYVVQSAETGSTGTSNVYSPELVAAELTDGKITKLLEEKRDITDFAWMPDSARLLLSVPAAKDRPITLELTDLKGKKLSAYPLGQPPKIEEGIYPYAATGLTLSPDGNQVAYYVRPNSGSLTADGVAIQLLDLTKPSQKPFELGTGLSYPEWFSWSADSKQLAFIEGGGRVASEGKHLTLAKADGKVIPAGQTGKVDALPRWTNAKADRLFFARGLDNSEWLGNYQPEKLLIPGQRIWTRDAGGQEQAVTKGTEKTADTYPNPSPDGNQLLFVRLDGAEHGSVCVRTQDGSEKELVRHVTGEAGYYANYLPAWVQIHWVQPQ